A window of Pseudomonas guangdongensis contains these coding sequences:
- a CDS encoding DUF484 family protein gives MHEPVPELDAEQVAAWLAAHPQFFVGRDALLETLRIPHEAGHAVSLVERQLRLLRERNQELRSHLAQLMDVARDNDRLFERTRRLIVALLDADSLEELVAAVEDSLRHEFKVPYVSLLLFNEQPPVVGRWVGAREAEQAIGALLGGQKTVCGVLRAEELAFLFPAAPAERIGSAAVAVLDHQGLHGVLALGSPDPHHYKSSLGMVFLGHVAEIVARLLPRLLPPLRPAR, from the coding sequence ATGCACGAGCCGGTGCCCGAGCTGGACGCCGAACAGGTCGCCGCCTGGCTGGCGGCGCACCCGCAGTTCTTCGTCGGCCGCGACGCGCTGCTGGAAACCCTGCGCATTCCCCACGAGGCGGGCCATGCGGTGTCGCTGGTCGAGCGCCAGCTGCGCCTGCTGCGCGAGCGCAACCAGGAGCTGCGCAGCCACCTCGCCCAGCTGATGGACGTGGCCCGCGACAACGACCGGCTGTTCGAGCGCACCCGCCGGCTGATCGTCGCCCTGCTCGACGCCGACAGCCTCGAAGAGCTGGTCGCCGCCGTCGAGGACAGCCTGCGCCACGAGTTCAAGGTGCCTTACGTCAGCCTGCTGCTGTTCAACGAGCAGCCGCCGGTCGTCGGCCGCTGGGTCGGTGCGCGCGAGGCCGAACAGGCCATCGGCGCCCTGCTCGGCGGCCAGAAGACCGTCTGCGGCGTGCTGCGCGCCGAGGAGCTGGCCTTCCTGTTCCCCGCCGCCCCGGCCGAGCGCATCGGCTCGGCGGCGGTGGCGGTGCTCGACCACCAGGGCCTGCACGGCGTGCTGGCGCTCGGCAGCCCCGACCCGCACCATTACAAGAGCTCGCTGGGCATGGTATTTCTCGGCCATGTCGCGGAAATCGTCGCCCGCCTGCTGCCCCGGCTGCTGCCGCCGCTGCGTCCGGCCCGCTGA
- the dapF gene encoding diaminopimelate epimerase has protein sequence MLLRFTKMHGLGNDFMVIDLVTQHAHIQPKHVRQWGDRHTGVGFDQLLIVEPPSRPDVDFRYRIFNADGSEVEQCGNGARCFARFVTDKRLTAKKRIRVETRGGIIELNLRSDGQIGVDMGAPRLEPAEIPFLAPEAAVAYEVEVGGQLVELAAVSMGNPHGVLRVADVDAAPVHTLGAQLEVHPRFPQKANIGFLQVLDAHRARLRVWERGCGETRACGTGACAAAVAGIRQGWLASPVQIELPGGTLSIEWAGPGQPVIMTGPAVRVFEGQVRL, from the coding sequence ATGCTGCTGCGTTTCACCAAGATGCACGGGCTGGGCAACGACTTCATGGTCATCGACCTGGTCACCCAGCACGCCCACATCCAGCCCAAGCACGTGCGCCAGTGGGGCGACCGCCACACCGGCGTCGGCTTCGACCAGCTGCTGATCGTCGAGCCGCCGAGCCGGCCGGACGTGGACTTCCGCTACCGCATCTTCAACGCCGACGGCTCCGAGGTGGAGCAGTGCGGCAACGGCGCGCGCTGCTTCGCCCGCTTCGTCACCGACAAGCGCCTGACCGCCAAGAAACGCATCCGCGTCGAGACCCGCGGCGGCATCATCGAGCTGAACCTGCGCAGCGACGGGCAGATCGGCGTGGACATGGGCGCGCCGCGCCTGGAGCCCGCCGAGATCCCCTTCCTCGCCCCGGAAGCCGCCGTCGCCTACGAGGTCGAGGTCGGCGGCCAGCTGGTCGAACTGGCCGCGGTGTCGATGGGCAACCCCCACGGCGTGCTGCGCGTCGCCGACGTCGACGCGGCGCCGGTGCACACGCTCGGCGCGCAGCTGGAAGTCCACCCGCGCTTCCCGCAGAAGGCCAACATCGGCTTCCTCCAGGTGCTCGACGCCCACCGCGCGCGCCTGCGCGTCTGGGAGCGCGGCTGCGGCGAGACCCGGGCCTGCGGCACCGGTGCCTGCGCCGCCGCGGTGGCCGGCATCCGCCAGGGCTGGCTGGCCTCGCCGGTACAGATCGAACTGCCCGGCGGCACCCTGAGCATCGAGTGGGCCGGCCCCGGCCAGCCGGTGATCATGACCGGCCCGGCGGTGCGGGTGTTCGAAGGCCAGGTGCGCCTGTGA
- the lysA gene encoding diaminopimelate decarboxylase — protein MQPFDYRDGQLFAEGVSLPALAERFGTPTYVYSRAHIEAQYRAYADALAGMEHLVCFAVKANSNLGVLNVLARLGAGFDIVSRGELERVLAAGGTPAKIVFSGVGKSRDDMRRALEVGVHCFNVESDVELERLQEVAAELGVKAPVSLRVNPDVDAQTHPYISTGLKENKFGISIDIAEAVYARAAELPNLEVVGVDCHIGSQLTQLEPFLDALERLLALVDRLAARGIAIKHLDLGGGLGVRYRDEQPPLAGDYIAAVRERLAGRELALVFEPGRSIVANAGVLLTRVEYLKHTEHKDFAVIDAAMNDLIRPALYQAWMDIVPVQPRAGEARPYDLVGPICETGDFLGKDRELVLAEGDLLAVRSAGAYGFVMSSNYNTRGRAAEVLVDGEQAHLVRRRETVEELYAGESLLPN, from the coding sequence ATGCAACCTTTCGACTACCGCGACGGCCAGCTGTTCGCGGAAGGCGTGTCCCTGCCCGCCCTCGCCGAGCGCTTCGGCACCCCCACCTACGTCTATTCCCGCGCCCACATCGAGGCGCAGTACCGCGCCTACGCCGACGCCCTGGCCGGCATGGAGCATCTGGTGTGCTTCGCGGTCAAGGCCAACTCCAACCTCGGCGTGCTCAACGTGCTGGCGCGCCTCGGCGCCGGCTTCGACATCGTTTCGCGCGGCGAGCTGGAGCGCGTGCTGGCCGCCGGCGGCACGCCGGCCAAGATCGTCTTCTCCGGCGTCGGCAAGAGCCGCGACGACATGCGCCGCGCGCTGGAAGTCGGCGTGCACTGCTTCAACGTCGAGTCCGACGTCGAGCTGGAGCGCCTGCAGGAAGTCGCCGCCGAGCTGGGCGTCAAGGCGCCGGTGTCGCTGCGCGTCAACCCCGACGTCGACGCGCAGACCCACCCGTACATCTCCACCGGCCTCAAGGAGAACAAGTTCGGCATCAGCATCGACATCGCCGAGGCCGTGTACGCCCGCGCCGCCGAGCTGCCGAACCTGGAAGTGGTTGGCGTCGACTGCCACATCGGCTCGCAGCTGACCCAACTGGAACCCTTCCTCGACGCCCTGGAACGCCTGCTGGCGCTGGTCGACCGTCTCGCCGCGCGCGGCATCGCCATCAAGCACCTGGATCTGGGCGGCGGTCTCGGCGTGCGTTACCGCGACGAGCAGCCGCCGCTGGCCGGCGACTACATCGCCGCGGTGCGCGAACGCCTGGCCGGGCGCGAGCTGGCCCTGGTGTTCGAGCCGGGCCGCTCGATCGTCGCCAACGCCGGCGTGCTGCTGACCCGCGTCGAGTACCTCAAGCACACCGAGCACAAGGACTTCGCGGTGATCGACGCGGCGATGAACGACCTGATCCGCCCGGCGCTGTACCAAGCGTGGATGGACATCGTCCCGGTGCAGCCGCGCGCCGGCGAGGCGCGCCCCTACGACCTGGTCGGGCCGATCTGCGAGACCGGCGACTTCCTCGGCAAGGACCGCGAGCTGGTGCTGGCCGAAGGCGACCTGCTGGCGGTGCGCTCGGCCGGCGCCTACGGCTTCGTCATGAGTTCCAACTACAACACCCGCGGCCGCGCCGCCGAGGTGCTGGTGGACGGCGAGCAGGCCCACCTGGTGCGTCGCCGCGAAACCGTCGAAGAGCTGTACGCCGGCGAAAGCCTGCTGCCCAACTGA
- the lptM gene encoding LPS translocon maturation chaperone LptM — protein sequence MKRLLLPLLALFVLSAGLTGCGQKGPLYLPGDEKAGNSKDRFEL from the coding sequence ATGAAGCGCCTGTTGCTTCCCCTGCTCGCGCTGTTCGTGCTCAGCGCCGGGCTCACCGGTTGCGGCCAGAAAGGTCCGCTGTACCTGCCAGGCGACGAGAAAGCCGGCAATAGCAAAGACCGTTTCGAACTCTGA
- the cyaY gene encoding iron donor protein CyaY has product MSLTEARFHDLVDALQEALEDAFDASDLDLDLENSGGVLTVRFDNGSQLIFSRQEPLRQLWLAARSGGFHFDYDENAGGWVCDANGEALPAMLARLTREQAGCEVDFGAL; this is encoded by the coding sequence ATGAGCCTCACCGAAGCCCGCTTCCACGACCTGGTGGATGCCCTGCAGGAGGCGCTCGAAGACGCCTTCGACGCCAGCGATCTGGACCTTGACCTCGAGAACAGCGGCGGCGTGCTGACCGTGCGTTTCGACAACGGCAGCCAGCTGATCTTCAGTCGCCAGGAGCCGCTGCGCCAGCTGTGGCTGGCGGCGCGTTCCGGCGGTTTCCACTTCGACTACGACGAGAACGCCGGCGGCTGGGTGTGCGACGCCAACGGCGAGGCGCTGCCCGCCATGCTGGCGCGGCTGACCCGCGAGCAGGCCGGCTGCGAGGTCGATTTCGGTGCGCTCTGA
- a CDS encoding DUF1289 domain-containing protein yields MRSEGAGAPRDAEGRIASPCVGSCGLDARDVCRGCGRLREEIRQWRGADDALRLEIRALAEARQAG; encoded by the coding sequence GTGCGCTCTGAGGGTGCTGGCGCGCCGCGCGACGCGGAAGGGCGCATCGCCTCGCCGTGCGTCGGCAGCTGCGGACTGGACGCGCGCGACGTCTGCCGCGGCTGCGGCCGGCTGCGCGAGGAAATCCGCCAGTGGCGCGGCGCCGACGACGCGCTGCGCCTGGAAATCCGTGCCCTGGCCGAGGCGCGGCAGGCCGGCTGA
- the rnk gene encoding nucleoside diphosphate kinase regulator, with translation MSLPPPITITRLDLQRLEKLLDSLEDYGPTAEALERELERAEVVGLDAVPPGVVTMNSTAHCREEASGKEYHLTLVYPHEAGAEGSVSVLAPVGCALLGLSVGQTIDWAVPGGKSLKLTLLGVDYQPEAAGEVR, from the coding sequence ATGAGCCTGCCACCACCGATTACCATCACCCGTCTCGACCTGCAGCGTCTGGAAAAGCTGCTGGACAGCCTGGAGGACTACGGCCCCACTGCCGAGGCACTGGAGCGCGAGCTGGAGCGCGCCGAGGTGGTCGGTCTCGACGCGGTGCCGCCGGGCGTGGTGACGATGAACTCCACCGCCCATTGCCGCGAGGAAGCCAGCGGCAAGGAATATCACCTTACCCTGGTCTACCCCCACGAGGCGGGCGCCGAGGGTTCGGTGTCGGTGCTCGCCCCGGTGGGCTGCGCCCTGCTCGGCCTGTCGGTGGGACAGACCATCGACTGGGCGGTGCCCGGCGGCAAGAGCCTCAAGCTGACCCTGCTGGGCGTCGACTACCAGCCGGAGGCGGCCGGCGAGGTACGCTGA
- a CDS encoding TIGR02647 family protein, translating into MRLNAELIAELELLTLFNPDNTLEGLKIHHDAAPTLIAAGERLFAKGLISQVDGGYLTSLGLDATEQLRTVLTILQPA; encoded by the coding sequence ATGCGCCTGAATGCCGAACTGATCGCCGAACTGGAACTGCTGACCCTGTTCAACCCGGACAACACCCTGGAGGGGCTGAAGATCCACCACGACGCCGCACCGACGCTGATCGCCGCCGGCGAGCGCCTGTTCGCCAAGGGTCTGATCTCCCAGGTCGACGGCGGCTACCTGACCAGCCTGGGCCTCGACGCCACCGAACAGCTGCGCACCGTGCTGACCATCCTGCAGCCGGCCTGA
- the argH gene encoding argininosuccinate lyase has product MSSEKTNQSWGGRFSEPVDAFVARFTASVDFDKRLYRHDIMGSIAHATMLEQAGVLSVAERDAIIDGLTQIQGEIEAGQFDWRVDLEDVHMNIEARLTDRIGITGKKLHTGRSRNDQVATDIRLWLRDEIDVIIKEITRLQEGLLAQAEQHAEVIMPGFTHLQTAQPVTFGHHLLAWFEMLSRDYERLVDCRKRVNRMPLGSAALAGTTYPIQREITCRLLGFEAIGGNSLDGVSDRDFAIEFCAAASLAMMHLSRFSEELVLWTSAQFNFIELPDRFCTGSSIMPQKKNPDVPELVRGKSGRVFGALTGLLTLMKGQPLAYNKDNQEDKEPLFDAADTLRDSLRAFADMVPAIRPRVEVMREAARRGFSTATDLADYLVRKGLPFRDCHEIVGHAVKYGVATGKDLAEMSLDELRQFSDQIDADVFAVLTLEGSVNARDHIGGTAPAQVRAAVVRGRELLAAR; this is encoded by the coding sequence ATGAGCAGCGAAAAAACCAACCAGTCCTGGGGCGGCCGCTTCAGCGAGCCGGTCGACGCCTTCGTCGCCCGCTTCACCGCCTCCGTCGACTTCGACAAGCGCCTGTACCGCCACGACATCATGGGCTCCATCGCCCACGCCACCATGCTCGAACAGGCCGGCGTGCTGAGCGTCGCCGAGCGCGACGCGATCATCGACGGCCTCACCCAGATCCAGGGCGAGATCGAAGCCGGCCAGTTCGACTGGCGCGTCGATCTGGAAGACGTGCACATGAACATCGAGGCGCGCCTGACCGACCGCATCGGCATCACCGGCAAGAAGCTGCACACCGGGCGTAGCCGCAACGACCAGGTCGCCACCGACATCCGCCTGTGGCTGCGCGACGAGATCGACGTGATCATCAAAGAGATCACCCGCCTGCAAGAGGGCCTGCTGGCGCAGGCCGAGCAGCACGCCGAGGTGATCATGCCCGGCTTCACCCACCTGCAGACCGCCCAGCCGGTGACCTTCGGCCACCACCTGCTGGCCTGGTTCGAGATGCTGTCGCGCGACTACGAGCGCCTGGTCGACTGCCGCAAGCGGGTCAACCGCATGCCGCTGGGCTCGGCGGCGCTGGCCGGCACCACCTACCCGATCCAGCGCGAGATCACCTGCCGGCTGCTCGGCTTCGAGGCCATCGGCGGCAACTCGCTGGACGGCGTGTCGGATCGCGACTTCGCCATCGAATTCTGCGCCGCCGCCTCCCTGGCGATGATGCACCTGTCGCGCTTCTCCGAGGAGCTGGTGCTGTGGACCAGCGCGCAGTTCAACTTCATCGAGCTGCCGGATCGCTTCTGCACCGGCTCGTCGATCATGCCGCAGAAGAAGAACCCGGACGTCCCCGAGCTGGTGCGCGGCAAGAGCGGCCGCGTGTTCGGCGCCCTGACCGGCCTGCTGACCCTGATGAAGGGCCAGCCGCTGGCTTACAACAAGGACAACCAGGAGGACAAGGAGCCGCTGTTCGACGCCGCCGACACCCTGCGCGACTCGCTGCGCGCCTTCGCCGACATGGTCCCGGCGATCCGGCCGCGCGTCGAGGTGATGCGCGAGGCCGCCCGTCGCGGCTTCTCCACCGCCACCGATCTGGCCGACTACCTGGTGCGCAAGGGCCTGCCGTTCCGCGACTGCCACGAGATCGTCGGCCACGCGGTGAAGTACGGCGTGGCGACCGGCAAGGACCTGGCCGAGATGAGCCTGGACGAGCTGCGCCAGTTCAGCGACCAGATCGACGCCGACGTGTTCGCCGTGCTGACCCTGGAAGGCTCGGTCAACGCCCGCGACCACATCGGCGGCACCGCCCCGGCCCAGGTGCGCGCCGCCGTGGTCCGCGGCCGCGAGCTGCTGGCCGCACGCTGA
- a CDS encoding LytR/AlgR family response regulator transcription factor, whose protein sequence is MNVLIVADAIEARERLLRLVGQLDGCRVLDPVAGGEGALAALDSQPVDVLLLGLADLPLAARLTEREQTPALLLYLPEAGALAAETLAEADIAHVCLDDDAATLAVALARAQRPTRNQLLTLTRPPRPGQPPRSHIGARTRRGVDLIPIDEVCYFVADHKYVTLRHTHGEVLLDETLKALEEEFGARFVRIHRNALVARARIERLQRTPLGHFQLHLAGLGEETLTVSRRHVSGLRKLMQTL, encoded by the coding sequence ATGAATGTCCTGATCGTCGCTGACGCAATCGAGGCGCGCGAGCGCCTGCTCCGGCTGGTCGGCCAGCTCGATGGCTGCCGTGTCCTCGACCCCGTTGCCGGTGGCGAGGGTGCCCTGGCGGCGCTCGACAGCCAGCCGGTGGATGTACTGCTGCTGGGTCTGGCCGACCTGCCGCTGGCCGCGCGGCTCACCGAGCGCGAGCAGACGCCGGCGCTGCTGCTGTATCTGCCGGAGGCGGGCGCGCTGGCCGCCGAGACACTGGCCGAGGCGGACATCGCCCATGTCTGCCTGGACGACGACGCGGCGACGCTGGCCGTCGCCCTGGCGCGGGCCCAGCGTCCGACGCGCAACCAGCTGCTGACCCTGACCCGTCCGCCACGGCCGGGCCAGCCGCCGCGCAGCCACATCGGCGCGCGCACCCGCCGCGGCGTCGACCTGATCCCCATCGACGAGGTGTGCTACTTCGTCGCCGACCACAAGTACGTGACCCTGCGCCACACCCATGGCGAGGTGCTGCTCGACGAAACCCTCAAGGCGCTGGAGGAGGAGTTCGGCGCGCGCTTCGTGCGCATCCACCGCAACGCGCTGGTGGCCCGCGCGCGCATCGAGCGCCTGCAGCGCACCCCGCTGGGCCACTTCCAGCTGCATCTGGCCGGGCTCGGCGAGGAGACCCTGACCGTCAGCCGCCGCCACGTCAGCGGCCTGCGCAAGCTGATGCAGACGCTCTAG
- the hemC gene encoding hydroxymethylbilane synthase, translating into MSRQIRIATRKSALALWQAEYVKARLEAAHPGLTVTLVPMVSRGDKLLDAPLAKIGGKGLFVKELETALLEDEADIAVHSMKDVPMDFPAGLGLYCICEREDPRDAFVSNTYASLDALPAGSVVGTSSLRRQAQLLARRPDLEIRFLRGNVNTRLAKLDAGEYDAIILAAAGLIRLGFEARIRDFISAEDSLPAGGQGAVGIECRSADAEVHALLAPLHHADTADRVNAERALNKRLNGGCQVPIACYALLEGGELWLRGLVGQPDGGELLRAEARAPRAAAETLGVQVAEALLAQGAARILAAVYGEDGQP; encoded by the coding sequence ATGTCCCGCCAAATCCGCATCGCCACCCGCAAGAGTGCCCTCGCCCTGTGGCAGGCCGAATACGTCAAGGCCCGCCTCGAAGCCGCCCACCCGGGCCTGACCGTGACCCTGGTGCCGATGGTCAGCCGCGGCGACAAGCTGCTCGATGCGCCGCTGGCGAAGATCGGTGGCAAGGGTCTGTTCGTCAAGGAACTGGAAACCGCCCTGCTGGAAGATGAAGCCGACATCGCCGTGCACTCGATGAAGGACGTGCCGATGGACTTCCCCGCAGGCCTGGGCCTGTACTGCATCTGCGAGCGCGAAGACCCGCGCGACGCCTTCGTCTCCAACACCTACGCCAGCCTCGACGCGCTGCCGGCCGGCAGCGTGGTCGGCACCTCCAGCCTGCGCCGCCAGGCCCAGTTGCTGGCGCGCCGCCCGGACCTGGAAATCCGCTTCCTGCGCGGCAACGTCAACACCCGCCTGGCCAAGCTCGATGCCGGCGAGTACGACGCGATCATCCTCGCCGCCGCCGGGCTGATCCGCCTCGGCTTCGAGGCGCGCATCCGCGACTTCATCAGCGCCGAGGACAGCCTGCCGGCCGGCGGCCAAGGCGCGGTGGGCATCGAGTGCCGCAGCGCCGACGCCGAAGTGCATGCGCTGCTGGCGCCGCTGCACCATGCCGATACCGCCGACCGGGTCAACGCCGAGCGCGCACTGAACAAGCGCCTCAACGGCGGCTGCCAGGTGCCGATCGCCTGCTACGCGCTGCTGGAAGGCGGCGAGCTGTGGCTGCGCGGCCTGGTCGGCCAGCCCGACGGCGGCGAGCTGCTGCGCGCCGAGGCCCGTGCCCCGCGCGCCGCCGCCGAGACCCTCGGCGTGCAGGTCGCCGAGGCGCTGCTGGCGCAGGGCGCGGCGCGGATTCTCGCCGCGGTCTATGGCGAGGACGGCCAGCCGTGA
- a CDS encoding uroporphyrinogen-III synthase, which translates to MTAWRLLLTRPAEDCAALAQTLAGHGIFGHCLPLLAIETLPETPEQRALFLDLDRYCAVVAVSKPAARLGLERLDRYWPQPPMRQRWFAVGAATGALLDAYGLDAHWPEAGDDSEALLALPALQQAIAVPQPRVLILRGEGGRDWLGEQLRGQGASVDYLSLYRRTLPDYPAGALSATVREQALNGLVVSSGEGLANLQRLAGADWPQLARLPLFVPSPRVAALAREAGAEHVHDCRGASAAALLACLAGAAMESR; encoded by the coding sequence GTGACGGCCTGGCGCCTGCTGCTGACCCGTCCGGCCGAGGACTGCGCGGCGCTGGCGCAGACCCTCGCCGGGCACGGCATCTTCGGCCACTGCCTGCCGCTGCTGGCCATCGAGACGCTGCCCGAGACGCCTGAGCAGCGCGCGCTGTTCCTCGATCTGGACCGCTACTGCGCGGTGGTGGCCGTCAGCAAGCCGGCGGCGCGCCTGGGCCTCGAACGGCTCGACCGCTACTGGCCGCAGCCGCCGATGCGCCAGCGCTGGTTCGCGGTCGGCGCGGCGACCGGCGCACTGCTCGACGCCTACGGGCTGGACGCCCACTGGCCGGAGGCCGGCGACGACAGCGAGGCGCTGCTGGCCCTGCCGGCGCTGCAGCAGGCCATCGCGGTGCCCCAGCCGCGGGTGCTGATCCTGCGCGGCGAGGGCGGGCGCGACTGGCTCGGCGAGCAGTTGCGCGGGCAGGGGGCGAGCGTCGACTATCTTTCCCTGTATCGCCGCACGCTGCCCGACTACCCCGCCGGCGCGCTGAGCGCGACGGTTCGCGAGCAGGCGCTCAACGGCCTGGTGGTCAGCAGCGGCGAGGGGCTGGCCAACCTGCAGCGCCTGGCCGGCGCGGACTGGCCGCAGCTGGCCCGCCTGCCGCTGTTCGTGCCCAGCCCGCGGGTCGCCGCGCTGGCCCGCGAAGCCGGCGCGGAGCACGTGCACGACTGCCGCGGCGCCAGCGCCGCGGCGCTGCTGGCCTGTCTGGCCGGCGCCGCCATGGAATCTCGATGA
- a CDS encoding uroporphyrinogen-III C-methyltransferase — protein MTDAAPQPDTVPAAAPAGAAPQAPASPARAGGGRSLTFLALLLGAGGLLLGGWSLSQLQGLQGIDHQQLERLQGVQGQAESLQGRVRQLDEQLGRLPAPAALAERERLLAELQAGQQQLARRVDRVLGASRQEWRLAEAEHLLRLATLRLTALQDVNSARFLVDAADQILRDQDDPAAFAAREQLARGLEALRQLPAVDRTGLFLQLAALSEQSAALNTRRPEFRAGTAEVPAAAQVAEGDGASRWADWWQRLSGFVRLEVGAADEVRPLLAGETLEQLRLALRLTLEQAQWAALNARPEVYRAALEQARALLQRYFGLDEAHNLAFYERLGELAQQPVAQAMPDLTPALNALQAYLDQRARAELEAAGAANTEAATGNAAAAPEPVVVPSEAELQEVQP, from the coding sequence GTGACAGACGCCGCTCCGCAACCCGACACCGTCCCCGCCGCCGCTCCGGCCGGCGCCGCGCCCCAGGCCCCGGCCAGCCCGGCCCGTGCCGGCGGCGGGCGTTCCCTGACCTTCCTCGCCCTGCTGCTCGGCGCCGGCGGCCTGCTGCTGGGCGGCTGGAGCCTGTCCCAGCTGCAGGGCCTGCAGGGCATCGACCACCAGCAGCTGGAACGCCTGCAGGGCGTCCAGGGGCAGGCCGAGAGCCTGCAGGGACGGGTCCGCCAGCTCGACGAGCAACTGGGCCGTCTGCCGGCGCCGGCCGCACTAGCCGAGCGCGAGCGTCTGCTCGCCGAACTGCAGGCCGGCCAGCAGCAGCTCGCCCGGCGGGTCGACCGGGTGCTCGGCGCCAGCCGTCAGGAGTGGCGCCTCGCCGAGGCTGAACACCTGCTGCGCCTGGCCACCCTGCGCCTGACCGCGCTGCAGGACGTCAACAGCGCGCGCTTCCTGGTCGACGCCGCCGACCAGATCCTCCGCGACCAGGACGACCCGGCGGCCTTTGCCGCCCGCGAGCAACTGGCGCGCGGTCTCGAAGCGCTGCGCCAGCTGCCGGCGGTGGACCGCACCGGGCTGTTCCTGCAGCTGGCCGCGCTGAGCGAGCAGAGTGCCGCGCTCAACACCCGGCGCCCGGAATTCCGCGCCGGCACGGCCGAGGTGCCGGCCGCCGCGCAGGTCGCCGAGGGCGATGGCGCCAGCCGCTGGGCGGACTGGTGGCAAAGGCTGAGCGGTTTCGTACGCCTGGAGGTCGGCGCCGCGGACGAGGTGCGGCCGCTGCTGGCCGGCGAGACCCTCGAACAGCTGCGCCTGGCCCTGCGCCTGACTCTGGAGCAGGCGCAGTGGGCGGCGCTGAATGCCCGCCCGGAGGTCTACCGGGCCGCGCTGGAGCAGGCGCGCGCGCTGCTGCAGCGCTACTTCGGTCTCGACGAGGCGCATAACCTGGCCTTCTACGAACGCCTCGGCGAACTGGCGCAGCAGCCGGTGGCCCAGGCCATGCCCGATCTGACCCCGGCGCTGAACGCCCTGCAGGCCTATCTGGACCAGCGGGCGCGTGCCGAACTGGAAGCGGCCGGCGCCGCCAACACCGAGGCGGCTACCGGGAACGCCGCCGCCGCGCCCGAGCCGGTCGTGGTGCCTTCTGAGGCCGAGCTGCAGGAGGTGCAGCCATGA
- a CDS encoding heme biosynthesis protein HemY: MRKRTFLLLLLAILVAALLGLAIADHAGYVLIAYKGFRYESTFWVFLALGGGLLALAYALRRLLGLLGASGRLVNPWSGRNRQRRAQQAAQRGFLELAAGRWSHALRLLRRAAEQGQQPLVAYLAAARAAHELGEHERADALLREALEREPKAGVAVGLVQAGLQIERGQDEQALAALLRIREQHPRHPRVLRLLPQVYERLQDWQGLCQLLPDLQRQQTFKVAELEALERRACHALLEQAAQRCSAGDAAPLRQAWQQLAPAARQQAALLAAYVEQLRHFGAAAEGEAEELLRAALERQFDVTLVRLYGLLQGRDLARQLGAAEGWLKAQPGNAALLLALGRLSLRNRLWGKARDYFERSLAVERSAEACIELARLLGQLGEGARSQQVLQQGLGLLGRDLPALPLPVPAR, from the coding sequence ATGAGAAAGCGCACCTTCCTGCTGCTGCTGCTGGCGATCCTGGTCGCCGCGCTGCTGGGGCTGGCCATCGCCGACCATGCCGGCTACGTGCTGATCGCCTACAAGGGTTTCCGCTACGAATCGACCTTCTGGGTGTTCCTCGCCCTGGGCGGCGGTCTGTTGGCGCTGGCCTACGCCCTGCGCCGACTGCTCGGCCTGCTGGGCGCCTCCGGGCGGCTGGTCAATCCCTGGTCGGGGCGCAACCGCCAGCGGCGTGCCCAGCAGGCCGCCCAGCGCGGCTTCCTGGAGCTGGCGGCCGGGCGCTGGTCCCATGCCTTGCGCCTGCTGCGGCGCGCCGCCGAGCAGGGCCAGCAGCCGCTGGTCGCCTATCTGGCTGCGGCGCGCGCGGCCCACGAGCTGGGCGAGCACGAACGCGCCGACGCCCTGCTGCGCGAGGCCCTGGAGCGCGAGCCCAAGGCCGGCGTGGCGGTGGGACTGGTGCAGGCCGGGCTGCAGATCGAGCGCGGGCAGGACGAGCAGGCGCTGGCCGCGCTGCTGCGCATCCGCGAGCAGCACCCCCGGCATCCGCGCGTGCTGCGCCTGTTGCCGCAGGTCTACGAGCGTCTGCAGGACTGGCAGGGTCTGTGCCAGCTGCTGCCCGACCTGCAGCGCCAGCAGACCTTCAAGGTCGCCGAACTGGAAGCGCTGGAGCGGCGTGCCTGCCATGCCCTGCTGGAGCAGGCGGCGCAGCGCTGCAGCGCCGGCGATGCCGCGCCGCTGCGCCAGGCCTGGCAGCAGCTGGCCCCGGCCGCGCGCCAGCAGGCGGCGCTGCTGGCCGCCTATGTCGAGCAGTTGCGCCACTTCGGCGCGGCTGCCGAAGGCGAGGCCGAGGAGCTGCTGCGCGCGGCCCTGGAGCGGCAGTTCGACGTCACCCTGGTGCGCCTCTACGGCCTGCTGCAGGGGCGCGACCTGGCGCGCCAGCTGGGCGCCGCCGAGGGTTGGCTGAAGGCTCAGCCGGGCAACGCCGCGCTGCTGCTGGCGCTGGGCCGGCTGTCGCTGCGCAACCGGCTGTGGGGCAAGGCGCGCGACTACTTCGAGCGCAGCCTGGCCGTCGAGCGCAGCGCCGAGGCCTGCATCGAGCTGGCGCGCCTGCTCGGCCAGCTCGGCGAGGGCGCCCGCAGCCAGCAGGTGCTGCAGCAGGGGCTCGGGCTGCTCGGCCGCGACCTGCCGGCCTTGCCGCTGCCGGTTCCGGCACGCTGA